A part of Pectinatus sottacetonis genomic DNA contains:
- a CDS encoding glycosyltransferase family 8 protein, which yields MEKSNVIHIALGVNNKYFPYAGVLMTSILLNSFKEHIVFHVAFSEKPSKINKEKKDKFNLIYNNANIIIYDLSEQIDKLPNLSIYTSKRFDKSILLRILLPDVIDKDIKKLLYLDADILCIGNIKELWQIDIENFILGACPYKKKHGPEQIKRLGLNTNLYFNSGVLLINMEKWRVKNITDIIIDCYNKFYEFFLLPDQDAINVVLQNNIYCLPYKFNRMTAPNDPTLDLCEKGDILIHFVNEAKPWIDGNTIKFDKMYKLYVSQSLWNDIEFIIPDSVELMILAGRNYEEKKDYKKATYYYGTTAQKLMKYYLDREKL from the coding sequence GGAGTAAATAATAAGTATTTCCCCTATGCTGGTGTTTTGATGACATCTATTTTATTAAATTCATTTAAAGAACATATAGTTTTTCATGTTGCTTTTAGTGAAAAACCATCAAAAATAAACAAAGAAAAAAAGGATAAGTTTAATCTTATATATAATAATGCTAATATCATAATATATGATTTATCAGAACAAATAGATAAGTTGCCAAATTTGTCCATATATACTTCAAAGCGTTTTGATAAGTCTATACTGCTCAGAATATTACTGCCAGATGTTATTGATAAAGATATAAAAAAATTACTGTATCTTGATGCGGATATTTTATGTATCGGTAATATCAAAGAATTATGGCAAATTGATATAGAAAATTTTATATTAGGAGCTTGTCCTTATAAAAAAAAACATGGACCTGAACAGATTAAGCGCTTAGGATTAAATACAAATCTTTATTTTAATTCGGGTGTTCTTTTAATAAATATGGAAAAATGGCGGGTGAAAAATATAACAGATATAATAATAGATTGTTATAATAAATTTTATGAATTTTTTCTTTTACCGGACCAAGATGCAATAAATGTTGTTTTGCAAAATAACATTTATTGTCTTCCCTATAAATTTAATCGTATGACAGCACCAAATGACCCTACTCTGGATTTATGTGAGAAGGGAGATATATTAATTCATTTTGTTAATGAGGCGAAACCATGGATTGATGGTAATACGATTAAATTTGATAAAATGTATAAACTTTATGTTTCCCAATCTCTATGGAATGATATTGAATTCATTATACCTGATAGTGTCGAATTAATGATACTTGCTGGTAGAAATTATGAAGAAAAAAAAGATTATAAAAAGGCAACATATTACTATGGGACTACGGCACAAAAACTGATGAAATATTATTTAGATAGAGAAAAATTATAG